A region of Mesoplodon densirostris isolate mMesDen1 chromosome 11, mMesDen1 primary haplotype, whole genome shotgun sequence DNA encodes the following proteins:
- the MAPK12 gene encoding mitogen-activated protein kinase 12 isoform X4: MSSPPPARKGFYRQEVTKTAWEVRAVYQDLQPVGSGAYGAVCSAVDSRTGAKVAIKKLYRPFQSELFAKRAYRELRLLKHMRHENVIGLLDVFTPNETLDDFTDFYLVMPFMGTDLGKLMKHEKLSEDRIQFLVYQMLKGLKYIHAAGVIHRDLKPSNLAVNEDCELKILDFGLARQADSEMTGYVVTRWYRAPEVILNWMHYTQTAHRALIEGLLSQWTSGQWAASWLR; encoded by the exons GGGAGGTGCGCGCCGTGTACCAGGACCTGCAGCCCGTAGGCTCGGGCGCCTATGGCGCCGTGTG CTCGGCGGTGGACAGCCGCACGGGCGCCAAGGTGGCCATAAAGAAGCTGTACCGGCCCTTCCAGTCCGAGCTGTTCGCCAAGCGCGCCTACCGCGAGCTGCGCCTGCTCAAGCACATGCGCCATGAGAAC GTAATTGGGCTGCTGGATGTGTTCACACCCAATGAGACCCTGGATGATTTCACAGACTT TTACCTGGTGATGCCGTTCATGGGCACCGACCTGGGGAAGCTCATGAAGCACGAGAAGCTGAGTGAGGACCGAATCCAGTTCCTCGTCTACCAGATGCTCAAGGGGCTGAAG TACATCCATGCTGCTGGCGTCATCCACAGG GACCTGAAGCCCAGCAACCTGGCCGTGAACGAGGACTGTGAGCTCAAG ATCCTGGACTTCGGCCTGGCCCGGCAGGCAGATAGCGAGATGACTGGATACGTGGTGACCCGGTGGTACCGGGCGCCTGAGGTCATCTTGAATTGGATGCACTACACACAGACGG cccacagaGCCCTGATAGAGGGGCTTCTGTCTCAGTGGACATCTGGTCAGTGGGCTGCATCATGGCTGAGATGA